A genomic window from Streptomyces sp. MST-110588 includes:
- a CDS encoding IS630 family transposase, translating into MNRPADARRLPPAAQEAVRLRVVAALESGRARTYRQAAGMFGVSERSVGTWWRKHRALGRAALAAPAGSRTGAREAIGAADRALLCRIMADHTPEELLNGTPLWTRGQVAELFRVVLGVVMTEQGVGKWLHRHGVITPRADRRTHEREGGEAAVWFRREYPALAARAKAERAVVVWTDRYGLRADRSAYVRTGEPGDRALKAGQEGRPARLNVLCAVAPRGALWFMVYEGRLTAEVFTTFLDRLARQAGRKVHVITGRHPVHRSQAVRTWLAGNEDRAEVHGVPGSGRGRADSPGGANSAAPAVISGSGGADG; encoded by the coding sequence GTGAACCGGCCGGCGGACGCGCGGCGGCTGCCGCCCGCGGCCCAAGAGGCGGTGCGGCTGCGGGTGGTGGCCGCGCTGGAGTCGGGGCGGGCCCGGACCTACCGGCAGGCGGCCGGGATGTTCGGGGTATCGGAGCGGTCGGTGGGCACCTGGTGGCGCAAACACCGGGCGCTGGGGCGCGCGGCCCTGGCGGCGCCGGCCGGTTCCCGGACCGGTGCCCGGGAGGCGATCGGCGCGGCGGACCGGGCGCTGCTGTGCCGGATCATGGCCGACCACACCCCCGAGGAACTGCTCAACGGCACTCCGCTGTGGACCCGGGGCCAGGTCGCCGAGCTGTTCCGGGTGGTCCTCGGGGTGGTCATGACCGAGCAGGGGGTGGGCAAGTGGCTGCACCGGCACGGGGTGATCACGCCGCGTGCCGACCGCCGGACGCATGAGCGGGAGGGCGGCGAGGCGGCCGTGTGGTTCCGGCGGGAGTACCCGGCCCTGGCCGCCCGGGCGAAGGCGGAGCGGGCCGTGGTGGTGTGGACGGACCGGTACGGGCTGCGCGCGGACCGGTCCGCGTACGTACGCACCGGGGAGCCGGGAGACCGCGCCTTGAAGGCGGGGCAGGAGGGCAGGCCGGCACGTCTGAACGTCCTTTGCGCCGTCGCCCCGCGCGGAGCCCTGTGGTTCATGGTCTACGAAGGCCGTCTCACCGCGGAGGTGTTCACCACCTTCCTGGACCGGCTCGCCCGTCAGGCCGGGCGGAAGGTGCATGTGATCACCGGCCGGCACCCCGTCCACCGTTCCCAGGCGGTGCGTACCTGGCTCGCCGGTAACGAGGACCGGGCCGAGGTGCACGGGGTGCCCGGCAGCGGCCGGGGCCGGGCCGATTCGCCGGGTGGTGCCAATTCCGCGGCTCCCGCCGTTATTTCCGGGTCCGGGGGCGCCGATGGATGA
- a CDS encoding ATP-binding protein, with protein MTLEHFGPGPDHRDALLASLLREATGELSEEFGRAIHGLGGVFASSEEARRQAQGQLIQAVGDTADVLEGRLRTQPPGIELSWEIGLDRARQQIPQAESLAAARLLFRTVTDWAMRQAAEDERLHGHSLSGFFTELNTSVITRVTEAQTWYAGYLRNEITHAQRNERARLAGDLHDRVSHGVLESKLRLGSYLALRESDPGRAEGEIARVGEMLDTSLAVIRDLIADLRSQVPDLRQALHALAADWVPEEIAVGVEVGGDQSLLPEEERTEVFLILREAVLNAVRHAAATSIDVLVDVGPHWLTATVDDDGRGIGASRRRGRIGRQDRRGPHNGRAGPGGYGITGMHERAALLGGSLSLVSRPGEGTRVTLRLPLAAGAQR; from the coding sequence ATGACGTTAGAGCACTTCGGCCCGGGGCCGGATCACCGGGACGCGCTGCTCGCTTCCCTGCTGCGCGAGGCGACCGGGGAACTGTCCGAGGAGTTCGGGCGGGCGATCCATGGCCTGGGAGGCGTGTTCGCCTCCTCCGAAGAAGCCCGGCGACAGGCACAGGGACAGCTCATACAGGCCGTCGGCGACACCGCCGACGTACTGGAGGGACGGCTTCGCACGCAGCCGCCCGGGATCGAGCTGAGCTGGGAGATCGGCCTGGACCGGGCCCGGCAGCAGATCCCGCAGGCCGAGTCGCTGGCCGCCGCCCGGCTGCTGTTCCGTACCGTGACCGACTGGGCGATGCGGCAGGCCGCCGAGGACGAGCGGCTGCACGGCCACTCCCTGAGCGGGTTCTTCACCGAACTGAACACCTCGGTCATCACCCGGGTGACCGAGGCGCAGACCTGGTACGCGGGCTATCTGCGCAACGAGATCACCCACGCCCAGCGCAACGAACGGGCGCGGCTGGCCGGTGACCTGCACGACCGGGTCAGCCACGGCGTGCTCGAAAGCAAGCTGCGGCTCGGCTCCTACCTGGCGCTGCGCGAGAGCGACCCCGGCCGGGCGGAAGGCGAGATCGCCCGGGTCGGGGAGATGCTGGACACCTCGCTCGCGGTGATCCGGGACCTGATCGCGGACCTGCGGTCGCAGGTGCCCGACCTGCGCCAGGCGCTGCACGCGCTGGCCGCCGACTGGGTGCCGGAGGAGATCGCGGTCGGCGTCGAGGTCGGCGGCGACCAGAGCCTGCTGCCGGAAGAGGAGCGCACCGAGGTGTTCCTGATCCTGCGCGAGGCCGTGCTCAACGCCGTACGGCACGCCGCGGCCACCTCGATCGACGTGCTGGTCGACGTGGGTCCGCACTGGCTCACCGCGACGGTCGACGACGACGGGCGCGGCATCGGTGCGTCCCGCCGGCGGGGCCGGATCGGCCGCCAGGACCGGCGCGGTCCGCACAACGGCCGGGCCGGGCCCGGCGGTTACGGGATCACCGGGATGCACGAGCGCGCGGCCCTGCTGGGCGGCAGCCTGTCCCTCGTCTCCCGCCCCGGCGAAGGCACGCGGGTGACGCTGCGTCTCCCGCTGGCCGCGGGGGCACAGCGGTGA
- a CDS encoding response regulator transcription factor — protein MIRLVLVDDHVLLLDGLRGMFEAQKDIEVVGTAGDSTSALAIVGETRPNVLLLDVSIVGAPVTETVAAVRRISPQTRIVVLSMQDDARLVTELIALGISGYLLKSASWEELLTAVRMPRGHDDRLMLSISRRSLMEYAELAAAPKSGALSKRETEILMLTAVGLSNIQIGNKLGLTEATVKRHLHNVFGKLGASSRLDAVNRAKELRLIPSGPSVPRH, from the coding sequence GTGATCCGCCTGGTGCTCGTCGACGACCACGTCCTGCTGCTGGACGGCCTGCGGGGCATGTTCGAGGCCCAGAAGGACATCGAGGTCGTCGGCACCGCCGGGGACAGCACGTCGGCGCTGGCTATCGTGGGCGAGACCCGGCCCAACGTCCTGCTGCTGGACGTCTCCATCGTCGGCGCGCCGGTCACCGAGACCGTGGCGGCGGTCCGCAGGATCTCGCCGCAGACCCGGATCGTGGTGCTGAGCATGCAGGACGACGCCCGGCTGGTCACCGAGCTGATCGCGCTGGGCATCTCCGGCTATCTGCTGAAGAGCGCGAGCTGGGAGGAGCTGCTGACCGCCGTACGGATGCCGCGCGGCCACGACGACCGGCTGATGCTGTCCATCTCCCGCCGCAGCCTGATGGAGTACGCCGAGCTGGCCGCCGCCCCGAAGAGCGGCGCGCTCTCCAAGCGGGAGACCGAGATCCTCATGCTGACGGCGGTCGGGCTGAGCAACATCCAGATCGGCAACAAGCTGGGGCTGACGGAGGCGACGGTCAAGCGCCATCTGCACAACGTCTTCGGCAAGCTCGGCGCCTCCTCCCGGCTCGACGCCGTCAACC
- a CDS encoding UbiA family prenyltransferase, with protein MSTAQPTAIRARSAFGAGLRPVLLAHTESRPLVQLIFMLRFSTGVLLAGGAGGVLRIMAGALSWHLATVSAYVYNGVCDVDGDRVNGSPRPIARGLLAVGTARRLVAAYGGAALVLAAFDGPVCTLATAGMLLLGWLYSARGIAWKNTTRGAGTCVFLMGLLAYTDGCFCVADGHVSWPLVIVAVSMSLWMGLVGAVVKDFGDLAGDLADGRRTMYARGSGRSARRAGAVGATAVGAGFLAAALALAPEVWPAAALACAGGVVVALYCLVPGLTRWTAGRLPHLDPRTLRRLPYRVFMVTQYAVHLCLLLVVWVPATVIEAG; from the coding sequence ATGTCCACAGCTCAGCCCACCGCCATACGTGCCCGTTCCGCCTTCGGTGCCGGTCTGCGTCCGGTCCTGCTGGCCCACACCGAGTCGCGGCCCCTGGTCCAACTGATCTTCATGCTGCGCTTCTCGACGGGCGTGCTCCTGGCGGGCGGGGCGGGCGGAGTGCTCCGGATCATGGCCGGTGCCCTGTCCTGGCACCTGGCGACGGTCAGCGCCTACGTCTACAACGGCGTCTGCGACGTCGACGGCGACCGGGTCAACGGCTCGCCCCGGCCCATCGCCCGGGGGCTTCTGGCGGTGGGTACCGCCCGCCGGCTCGTCGCCGCCTACGGTGGCGCGGCGCTCGTCCTGGCGGCGTTCGACGGGCCGGTCTGCACGTTGGCGACCGCCGGGATGCTGCTGCTCGGCTGGCTCTACTCGGCCCGGGGCATCGCGTGGAAGAACACCACCCGCGGCGCCGGAACCTGCGTCTTCCTCATGGGCCTGCTGGCCTACACCGACGGCTGCTTCTGCGTCGCGGACGGGCACGTGTCGTGGCCGCTGGTGATCGTGGCGGTGTCGATGTCGCTGTGGATGGGTCTGGTCGGAGCGGTGGTCAAGGACTTCGGTGACCTGGCCGGCGACCTGGCCGACGGGCGCCGCACCATGTACGCGCGCGGTTCGGGACGTTCGGCCCGCCGGGCCGGCGCGGTGGGCGCGACGGCGGTGGGCGCCGGCTTCCTGGCCGCCGCCCTCGCCCTGGCCCCCGAGGTGTGGCCGGCCGCCGCCCTGGCCTGCGCCGGGGGCGTGGTGGTCGCCCTGTACTGCCTGGTGCCCGGCCTGACCCGCTGGACCGCCGGGCGGCTGCCGCACCTGGACCCGCGTACGCTGCGCCGCCTTCCGTACCGGGTCTTCATGGTGACCCAGTACGCCGTACACCTCTGTCTGCTCCTTGTGGTCTGGGTGCCCGCGACCGTCATCGAGGCCGGGTGA